The following proteins come from a genomic window of Sorghum bicolor cultivar BTx623 chromosome 3, Sorghum_bicolor_NCBIv3, whole genome shotgun sequence:
- the LOC8063113 gene encoding patellin-3: MAEETQPEAAAAAAAAAPPAAEVVVTEAVAAEVEVPAAAEAEAEPETEKKADEAAVTADDAGEGTGSFKEESNLVEDLPDPEKKALDEFKQLIAAALAAGEFNLPPPPPPPKAKEEPKAEETKTEEAKTEETKTEEAKTEEPVKEEPKAEAEAAAEEPKAEVAADAPAEEVKTEVPPPEEAKAETVAEEAKPAEPEPQEKTVVVAEEETATKTVETIEETVVSAPAATSEEAVAPEAAAESDAAAPEPVLIWGVPLVGDDECTDTVLLKFLRAREFKVKEAMAMLKSAVLWRKRFGITSLLDADLGLPELENVVFYRGADREGHPVCYNVYGEFQDKDLYEKAFGDDEKRERFLKWRIQLLERGILSKLDFSPSGICSMVQVTDLKNSPPMLGKHRAVTRQAVTLLQDNYPEFIAKKVFINVPWWYLAANKMMSPFLTQRTKSKFVFASPAKSAETLFRYIAPEQVPVQFGGLFKVDDPEFTTSDIVTELTIKPSSKETIEIPVTENSTIVWELRVLGWEVSYGAEFTPDAEGGYTVIVQKSRKVPANEEPIMKGSFKVGEPGKLVLTVNNPASKKKKLLYRSKVKSTSE, encoded by the exons ATGGCAGAGGAGACGCAGCcagaggccgccgccgccgccgccgccgccgcgcccccCGCGGCCGAGGTGGTCGTGACCgaggcggtggcggcggaggtGGAGGTGCCTGCGGCGGCGGAAGCCGAAGCCGAGCCCGAGACGGAGAAGAAAGCTGATGAGGCGGCGGTCACCGCCGATGACGCGGGGGAGGGGACCGGCTCGTTCAAGGAGGAGAGCAACCTGGTGGAGGACCTGCCCGACCCGGAGAAGAAGGCGCTCGACGAGTTCAAGCAGCTGATCGCTGCTGCCCTCGCCGCCGGTGAGTTCAACCTgcctcccccgccgccgccgccgaaggcCAAGGAGGAACCCAAGGCCGAGGAGACGAAGacggaggaagccaagaccgAGGAGACGAAGacggaggaagccaagaccgAGGAGCCGGTCAAAGAAGAGCCCAAGGCCGAGGCCGAGGCTGCGGCGGAGGAGCCCAAGGCCGAGGTGGCTGCGGATGCCCCGGCTGAGGAGGTCAAGACGGAGGTGCCGCCGCCAGAGGAGGCCAAGGCTGAGACAGTGGCTGAGGAAGCCAAGCCTGCCGAGCCCGAGCCGCAGGAGAAGACCGTCGTGGTCGCTGAGGAGGAGACCGCCACCAAGACGGTGGAAACAATCGAGGAAACCGTCGTGTCCGCCCCCGCCGCCACCTCGGAGGAGGCAGTGGCGCCGGAGGCGGCGGCCGAGAGTGATGCGGCCGCGCCTGAGCCCGTGCTGATCTGGGGCGTGCCGCTGGTGGGCGACGACGAGTGCACGGATACGGTTCTGCTCAAGTTCCTGCGAGCGCGGGAGTTCAAGGTGAAGGAGGCCATGGCGATGCTCAAGTCCGCGGTGCTGTGGCGCAAGCGCTTCGGCATCACCTCGCTCCTCGACGCCGACCTCGGcctgccggagttggagaacgtGGTGTTCTACCGCGGCGCCGACCGCGAGGGCCACCCCGTGTGCTACAACGTCTACGGCGAGTTCCAGGACAAGGATCTCTACGAGAAGGCCTTCGGCGACGATGAGAAGAGGGAGCGCTTCCTCAAGTGGCGAATCCAGCTGCTGGAGCGCGGCATCCTGTCGAAGCTGGACTTCTCGCCCAGCGGCATCTGCTCCATGGTGCAGGTTACCGACCTCAAGAACTCGCCGCCCATGCTCGGCAAGCACCGCGCCGTCACCCGCCAGGCCGTCACGCTGCTCCAGGACAACTACCCCGAGTTCATTGCCAAGAAG GTGTTCATCAATGTGCCGTGGTGGTATCTCGCTGCAAACAAGATGATGAGCCCATTCCTCACACAGCGCACCAAGAGCAAGTTCGTTTTTGCTAGCCCAGCCAAGTCAGCAGAAACTCTATTCAG GTACATCGCACCGGAGCAAGTTCCTGTCCAATTTGGAGGCCTCTTCAAGGTGGACGACCCTGAGTTCACCACCTCCGACATTGTCACTGAGCTCACTATCAAACCATCGTCAAAAGAAACCATTGAGATCCCTGTCACCGAG AACTCCACAATTGTATGGGAACTCCGGGTGCTCGGTTGGGAGGTGAGCTATGGCGCTGAGTTCACCCCCGACGCTGAGGGTGGGTACACTGTCATTGTACAGAAATCAAGGAAGGTGCCCGCTAACGAGGAACCAATCATGAAGGGAAGCTTCAAGGTAGGCGAGCCCGGCAAACTTGTGCTAACTGTGAACAACcctgcatccaagaagaagaagctcctttaCAGATCAAAGGTGAAGAGCACCAGTGAATGA
- the LOC8063114 gene encoding protein STRICTOSIDINE SYNTHASE-LIKE 10, giving the protein MGGQRLNLTTSSLLAVVVLALLAAPSAAAAQVKTTDTRWSFRLPLPSGVSGAESLAFDGKGEGPYAGVSDGRVLKWGGSSVGWTTYAHSANYRKIPLCTAGVLPSTETESLCGRPLGLQFHAKTGDLYIADAYLGLMRVGPGGGEAEVLATGSDDGVPFNFVNGLDVDQATGDVYFTDSSATYPRRFNTEIMMNADATGRLLRYDARTGGVTVLRSGLPYPNGVAVSRDGAQVVVAHTVPCQAFRYFLRGARAGQYELLADLPGYPDNVRRDGKGGYWVALNQEKQRLDATSETAPVKHLVGVRLDAQGVEVEELTAAKGVTLSDVAERRGKLWLGSVELEYVGLVA; this is encoded by the coding sequence ATGGGTGGGCAGCGGCTCAATCTGACGACGTCGTcgctcctcgccgtcgtcgtcctaGCGCTTCTCGCCGCGCCGAGTGCCGCCGCCGCGCAGGTCAAGACGACCGACACGCGGTGGAGCTTCCGCCTCCCTCTACCCAGCGGCGTCAGCGGCGCCGAGAGCCTCGCGTTCGACGGCAAGGGCGAGGGTCCCTACGCCGGCGTGTCGGACGGTCGCGTCCTCAAGTGGGGCGGCAGCTCCGTCGGCTGGACCACGTACGCGCACAGCGCGAACTACAGGAAGATCCCGCTATGCACGGCGGGTGTGCTACCGTCGACAGAGACCGAGAGCCTGTGCGGCCGGCCCCTGGGCCTGCAGTTCCACGCCAAGACCGGCGACCTCTACATCGCCGACGCCTACCTGGGGCTCATGAGGGTCGGGCcgggcggcggcgaggcggagGTGCTGGCGACCGGCTCGGACGACGGCGTCCCGTTCAACTTCGTCAACGGCCTCGACGTCGACCAGGCCACGGGCGACGTCTACTTCACCGACTCGAGCGCGACGTACCCGAGGAGGTTCAACACGGAGATCATGATGAACGCGGACGCGACGGGGCGGCTGCTCAGGTACGACGCGCGGACGGGGGGTGTCACCGTGCTCAGGTCCGGCCTGCCGTACCCGAACGGCGTGGcggtcagccgcgacggcgcgCAGGTCGTGGTCGCGCACACCGTTCCGTGCCAGGCGTTCAGgtacttcctccgcggcgctcggGCGGGACAGTACGAGCTGCTGGCGGACCTGCCGGGGTACCCGGACAACGTGAGGCGGGACGGTAAGGGTGGCTACTGGGTGGCGCTGAACCAGGAGAAGCAGCGCCTGGACGCGACGTCGGAGACGGCTCCCGTGAAGCACCTGGTCGGGGTCCGCTTGGACGCTCAAGGGGTGGAGGTCGAGGAGCTCACGGCGGCCAAGGGTGTCACGCTGAGCGACGTGGCGGAGAGGAGGGGGAAACTGTGGCTGGGCTCCGTCGAGCTCGAGTACGTCGGACTCGTTGCTTGA
- the LOC8063115 gene encoding uncharacterized protein LOC8063115, which translates to MGFPRSPSKSFLCFVLSFGTLSTNSNIQRRVPVMLPLPTVGAGAASPVTAAGVAAPLRSRPLRLVATRAATTPSSPSASTSAISSASPAGHSRKHLSVRDGSPSKPTKPRVFFLDVNPLCFRGSQRSLGAFARWLALFFAHVSLRDPVVAVLDGEGGNEYRRRLLPSYKAHRARGVGTGADTRVVNVLRECNVPVVRVDGYEADDVVATLTEQVLQKGYRVVIASPDKDFKQLISDDVQLVMPIPEIGRWSFYTLRHYVAQYKCDPTADLSLRCFMGDETDGVPGIQHLVPGFGRKTAVKLLQKHGSLENLLNTAATRTVGKDYAQDALTKHADYLRKNYEVLSLKRDVSVQFDDNWLSTRNTSNDTNVLADFILKFNGQGRS; encoded by the exons ATGGGCTTCCCCAGAAGCCCATCAAAATCCTTCCTCTGTTTCGTACTTTCGTTCGGCACTCTATCCACAAACTCGAACATCCAGCGTCGTGTACCGGTGATGTTGCCACTGCCCACCGTGGGGGCGGGCGCCGCGTCGCCGGTCACCGCCGCAGGGGTAGCGGCACCCCTCAGGTCTCGTCCGCTCCGCCTCGTCGCGACTCGAGCCGCCACTACCCCTTCTTCTCCCTCTGCTTCCACCTCGGCCATATCCAGCGCGTCACCAGCGGGGCATTCCCGCAAGCACCTGTCGGTCAGGGACGGCTCCCCGTCGAAGCCCACCAAGCCCCGGGTGTTCTTCCTCGACGTCAATCCTTTATGCTTCCGCGGCTCCCAGCGCAGCCTCGGCGCCTTCGCGCGCTGGCTGGCGCTCTTCTTCGCACACGTCAGCCTCCGTGACCCTGTCGTCGCT GTTTTGGACGGGGAAGGAGGAAACGAGTACCGGAGGCGGTTGCTGCCTTCGTACAAGGCGCATAGAGCTCGCGGAGTCGGCACTGGCGCTGACACGCGCGTCGTTAACGTTCTCCGCGAATGCAATGTCCCG GTTGTAAGAGTCGATGGATATGAGGCTGATGATGTGGTGGCTACCTTGACAGAACAGGTTTTACAGAAAGGTTACAGAGTTGTCATTGCCTCACCAGATAAAGACTTCAAGCAGCTGATATCTGATGATGTTCAGCTAGTCATGCCCATTCCTGAGATTGGCCGATGGTCTTTCTATACATTAAGGCATTATGTCGCTCAATACAAGTGTGATCCAACTGCAGACTTAAGCCTTA GGTGCTTCATGGGTGATGAAACAGATGGTGTTCCAGGAATCCAGCACTTGGTTCCAGGATTTGGTCGAAAGACTGCAGTGAAACTACTgcaaaaacatggttcattagaAAACTTGCTAAACACAGCTGCAACTAGAACTGTTGGCAAAGATTATGCCCAGGATGCTCTCACTAAGCATGCAGATTACTTACGGAAAAATTACGAAGTTCTTAGTCTGAAGAG GGATGTAAGTGTTCAGTTTGATGATAATTGGTTATCCACGAGGAACACAAGCAATGACACCAATGTTCTAGCTGACTTCATTCTTAAATTTAATGGCCAAGGCAGAAGCTAA
- the LOC110433337 gene encoding uncharacterized protein LOC110433337 — MRPASLYFTRGTNPRPFCPGEFPRALASRPTPSSRNTAAARPGSTAACPGSAAARPSSAAGLHPGELHVESHPPHHPFNDAPTSHFLLPSVLRRRPPSLHPSVRSVSVRPSSVSPVKQRIGGYSIQGSKCSLWRKCCMI, encoded by the exons ATGCGGCCCGCTTCCCTGTATTTTACTCGGGGAACAAATCCACGACCCTTTTGTCCGGGAGAGTTTCCCCGTGCACTCGCGAGCCGCCCGACTCCTTCCTCTCGCAACACCGCCGCCGCTCGCCCAGGCTCCACCGCGGCTTGCCCAGGCTCCGCCGCGGCTCGCCCAAGCTCCGCCGCCGGTCTCCATCCGGGAGAGCTTCACGTCGAGTCGCATCCACCCCATCATCCCTTCAACGACGCCCCGACATCCCATTTCCTCCTTCCGTCCGTTCTCCGCCGGCGACCTCCCTCCCTCCATCCTTCCGTCCGTTCCGTCTCGG TCAGGCCTTCCTCTGTATCACCAGTGAAGCAAAGGATCGGAGGCTACTCCATCCAGGGCAGCAAG TGCTCTTTGTGGAGGAAGTGTTGTATGATTTGA